The Xylophilus rhododendri region GGCGCGTACTGCATGAGCATGGCCAGCAACTACAACTCGCGCGGCCGCGGCGCGGAAGTGCTGGTGGACGGCGCGGTGGCCCATCTCATCCGCCAACGCGAGACCAGCGAAGACCAGATGCGCGGCGAACGCCTGCCGGACTGAGATCGCGGGCCGGCTTCGGCCGGACCCCTTGCCGACTTTTCGCTTCCGCTGCGCGGTCTTCGCCGTGTCGGCGTACAAGCCTCCAGCGCCCGGCAAAGTGGCGGACCTTATTGACCCAAAGGCCCGTCATGTTCGACTCTCCAGTGGCCGCCACCCGAACATCGGGCATGGCGTCGACCGCCCCTCATGCCACCGAAGGCACGCTGATCCGGCTGCACGTCAGCAGCGACGACGTATCGCGCACCAGCCTGAGCTGGCAACAGATCCCCTCCGCCGTGCTGGCCAGCCTGGCAGCCCTGCCGCGCACCGCCAGCAACGCCGCCTTCGCAGCAGCCAACGCCGCCACCGCCCTGATGCCCGACCGGCAGACCCTGGGCAACTTCACCACCGGCGTGGTGCGTGTGGCCGAAGTCTTCACCCTGGTGACCACCGCGGCGCTGGTGGCCAACCTCTACCGCCAGCACCGCCACCATCTGCCCGGCGAATGCGGCCGGCCGCCCACGGACTACCAGGACTACATCAACGACTAGGAGCCTGGGCGGCCGCACGCACCTGCCCGCCCTTCTTGTTCTTCTTGCCGATGAAGCGGTACCACAGCCGCCACAGCAGCAGCAGCGCGATGATGCCGGCGTAGACGAACACCTCGTTGAAGTTGTTCTTTCCCGCGCGCATCCAGAAGAAATGCAGCAGCCCCAGCCCGGCGATCAGGTAGACCAGCCGGTGCAGCGCCTGCCAGCGTTTGGCGCCCAGTGCCTTGATGGCGCGGTTGAAGGAGGTGGCGGCCAGCGGCGTCAGCAGCACGAAGGCCGAGAAGCCCACCAGGATGAAGGGCCGCTTGGCGATGTCGGCCAGGATCTCGCCGAAGTCGAAGCCCATGTCGAACCAGCCGTAGCACAGCAGGTGCAGCACCACGTAGAAGTACACATACAGCCCGGTCATGCGCCGGTAGCGCGCCAGCGCGTTCCAGCCGCTGATGACCCGCAGCGGCGTCACCGCCAGCACGATGCAGATGAAACGCAGCGCCCAGTCGCCGGTGCCGCGCACCAGGGCCTCGGGCGGGTTGGCGCCCAGGCGGTCGGTGAACGCCGCGTAGAGCAGCCAAGCGAACGGCGCCAGGCACAGCAGGAAGAGCAGCGGCTTGGCGGCGGGATGCAGGAGGATCTTGTTCATCGTGGCGGGGCCGGTGGCGGCCTGATCGGAGGTTGCGCAGTTTACGCAGCAAGCCCTCGCCCGGATGCGGCTAGCGCCACAAGCACCGGCGCGGCGGGCGGATAAGCACGGAAAACACGGCTCACTTCAAAGCCGTCGATGGCCTCGGCGCCCTTATGGTCATGGACCACAGGCCCGCCCTCCTCCGCACCGCCGAAACACCGTCGCACGCCGATGTCCGACTTTTTCAAGATTGCCCTCAGCACCGCCTTCTTCTGGCTGATCACCTTCGGCATCGTCTTCGCGCACGAATATGCAGGACAGAGCCGCTGCCTGAGCACCAAGCTGGTCAATGCCACGCTGCTGTCGGTGCTGCTGACCGTGCCGGTCTTTCTGCTGGTCTGCCACGCAGTGCTGTTTCTCTGCCCGGGCTGCAGGGCCTGAGGCCGCCAAGCGCTAGAAATTCTTCTTCAGATCCATGCCGGCGTAGAGCTTGCCGACCTGTGCTTCGTAGCCGTTGAACATCTCGGTCTTGCGGCGCTTGGCGAACAGGCCGCCGCCGTCGCCGATGCGGCGCTCGGTGGCCTGGCTCCAGCGGGGATGGTCGACGTTGGGATTCACATTCGAATAGAAGCCGTATTCGTTGGCCGCCGCCTTGTTCCAGGCGGTGCCCGGCTGCTGCTCCACGAAGCGGATCTTCACGATGGACTTGGCGCTCTTGAAGCCGTATTTCCATGGCACCACCAGTCGCACCGGCGCGCCGTTCTGGTTGGGCAGCACCTCGCCGTACATGCCGAAGCCGAGCATGGTCAGGGGATGCATGGCCTCGTCCATGCGCAGGCCTTCGGCATAGGGCCAGTCGAGCACATGGGAGCCGACATAAGGCATGGTCTTGGGATCGGCCAGCGTCAGGAATTCGACGTATTTGGCGTTGCCCAGCGGCTCCACCTTCTTGATCAGCTCCGACAGCGAATAGCCCACCCAGGGAATCACCATCGACCAGCCCTCGACGCAGCGCAGCCGGTAGACACGCTCTTCCTGCGGGCTGAGCTTGAGCAGGTCCTCGATGTCGAAGTTGCCTGGTTTCTTGACCAGGCCCTCGACCGCCACGCTCCAGGGCCGGGTCTTGAGGGTGTGGGCGTTCTTCGCGGGATCGGCCTTGTCGGTGCCGAACTCGTAGTAGTTGTTGTAGGTGCTGGCGTCCTTGTATTCGGTGGGCTTGTCCATGGCCATGGCGCCGTCGACCTTGGACGGCGTGGAGGCCAGCGCCGCCAGCTTGCCCGGCTTTTCGGTCGCGGCCATGGCCTGGCGGCCCGCCCAGGTAGCCAGGACGCCGCCGGCGGCGCCGCCGGCCAGCTGGCGCATCAGGCGCCGGCGGTCCTCGTAGACCGCCTGCGGCGTGATCTCGCTGGAGTGGGGATGGTCGAAACCGGAATCGCGGGAGCGGATCAGCATGGGTAAACCTCTTGATGGACCATTGGACTACGCGCTTCGAGCCGTGCCGGTTTCACAAAGTTCGCCGCTGCTACAGCGTGCCGTAGCTGTGCAGGCCGGACAGGAACATGTTCACGCCCAGGAAGGCGAAGGTGGTGACGGCCAGCCCGCCCAGCGCCCACCAGGCCGACACGGTGCCGCGCAGGCCCTTCATCAGGCGCATGTGCAGCCAGGCGGCGTAGTTGAGCCAGACGATGAGAGCCCAGGTCTCCTTCGGGTCCCAGCTCCAGTAGCCGCCCCAGGCCTCGGCCGCCCACAGGGCGCCCAGCACGGTGGCGATGGTGAAGAAGGCGAAGCCCACGGCGATGGCCTTGTACATCATGTCGTCGAGCACCACCAGCGGCGGCAGCTTGGCGGCGATGCGTTTTCGTCCGGCGAGGATGCCGGCCACGATGAGCGCCGACAGGCCGAAATACACCATCCAGTAGGCGCTGCCGTTACCGCCCGCCGTCTTGCGGAACACGATGGGCTCGAAGCACAGCACGATGCCCAGCAGCCACAGCGGCGCCAGCTTCACCCAGCGGGTCTCGCCCGCCTGCTGCTTGATGAGATAGGCGAAGGCCACCATGGCCGACAGCGCGAAGGTGCCGTAGCCGATGAAGTTGGCCGGCACATGCAGCTTCATCCACCAGCTCTTGAGGGCCGGCACCAGCGGCTGGATCTCCTGTGCCTCGCGCGCCACCGTGTACCAGAGCAGGAAGCCGACCGCGCCGCTGACCACCAGCATCACGAAGCCGCCCAGGGCGCGCGTTTTGTAGTGGTCTTCGTAGTAGAGATAGAAGGTGGTGGTGAGCCAGCAGAACAGCACGAAGACCTCGTACAGATTGCTCACCGGGATGTGGCCGATGTCGGTGCCGATCAGGTAGCTCTCGTACCAGCGCACCATGGTGCCGGTGAGCGCCATGGTCACCGCCACCCAGGCCAGCCGGGTGCCGACACGCGACATGGCCACGCCTTCGCCGCGCGACAGGGTGCCGATCCAGTAGAAGACGGTGCTCATGCAGAACAGCACGCTCATCCACAGGATGGCCGACTGGCTCGACAGGAAGTACTTCAGCCAGAAGACGTTGTCGGCACGCTCCAGCTCGCCCTGCCCGCCGTTCTGGTAGCTGGCCAGTGCCAGCAGCGAGAGCACGGCCACGGCCAGCATCAACCTGGCGGCCGGCCGCCAGAACCAGCCCAGCCAGGCGAAGAAGGGCATGGCGGCGATCAGGATGCCCTTCTCGTAGACGTCCATGAAGGCGCCGTAGCGGTGCAGGGTGAACAGGCCGCCGGCCAGCACGATGGCGGCGAAGATCCAGTCGAAGGCATTGCGCCGGGCGAAGAAGCCGGATTCGAGCGTCAGCGTCCGCGGGGCGGAGGACGGGTTCGAAGGGCTGGCGGTGGTGGTATTCATCGGAACTCCGGTGGTTCTCTCAAGGGGCGGCGTGCCGTGGGGGCAGGCGTCAGGTCGGGCTGGCGAGCAGGCGCTCGCGCAGGCGGTCGAATTCGCGGTCGGCGTCCAGGGTCTTGCGGTTGGCCGACAGCGCCATGGTGGCGTCGGAGCCGCCCGTGGCGGACGGCGCCAGCCAGATCCACAGCCGGCGCTCGCGCACGAAGAGCATCGAGAAGACACCGAGGATCAGCAGCGCGCAGCCGCCGTAGACCACGATGCGCCCGGGCGCGCGTGTCACCTGGAAGACGCTGGCCTGCACCTGCTTGAAGTCATCCAGCCGGAAGGCCATGGGCACCGGATACAGCGCCATGTCGCCGAGCGACAGCACCGCCTGGGTGAGGAAGGCGCGTGTGGTCGCCTCGCCCGCATCCAGGGGCTTCAGGCCGGCCTGGCTGCGTGTCTGCTGCAGCAGTTCGAAGAGGCAGCCGTTGAGGATGCGCACCAGCACCTCGCCGGCGCGCGAGCGCTCGGCCTCGGGCACGTTGGCCTCCATGAATTGCGAGATGGCCTGCAGGCCGCCGTGGCGCTGGGGGCTGCCCTCGGGCGCCTGCGGATCGCCGGCGAACAAGGACAGCGCGCGCAGGGCCGAGGCCTGCAGCTGCTCGGCCAGCTCGGGCCGCTGGCTATCCACCGAGGACGACACATAACGCCGCACCGCCTGCTCGCGCTGTTTCGGATCGGCCAGCGCCGCATGCAGGCGCATGAAACCGTCGAGGCTGCCGTTCTCGTCGGCCGGCAGGCGCAGGTAGCGGAAGGCGTCTGCCAGATCGGTGCGCAGGCCGAAGAGGAACACCGGCACGCCCTCGCCCAGGTCCACCGGCAGCATGTAGTTCTGGAACTCGGTGGCCTGGCCGGCCGCGTCGCGCAGCCGGTAGGTGATGCTGGGGCCGACGTTGCGCAGCGCGCGGTCTGCGTTGGGGCGGTTGGGCGCGCCTATGCGCGATTCGAACTGCTGCCGCAGGTCGACCTTGCGTACATCGACCGGGCCGCCGGCCGCGTTGGCGCCCGCATTGGCGCCGAAGTTCTCGACGTTGATGGTGCGCAGCGCGGCGAACTCCAGCGTCATCTTGCCGCCCTGGCGGTTGTCCAGCGTGGTGCTCTCGCCGATGGTGCCGTTGACCTCGAAATCCGCCGCCGCGCCCTGCATGGGCACGGCCTTGAGTTTGACCTGCGAGCCGCCGTCGTCGAAGCTGGACTGGTAGATCTCCACGCCGCGCCAGCTCACCGGATGGTTCACCTCCACCCGCGCGCTGTGCGCCTGGCCGGTGTCCCGGTCGTGGATCACGATGTCGCTGGCGAAGAGCTTGGGCATGCCGGTCGAGTAATGCTCGACGATGAACTTCTTCAGCTCGATGGAGAAGGGCAGGTCCTGCACCAGGATGCCGTCGGACTGGTTGAGGATGGCGCTGGACGACTGCGTGCCCTCGGACACCAGCAGGTTGCCGCGGAAGGTCGGGTTGGACGGCGACAGCCGGTGCTGCGGCGCCACCTCGGCGATGGTGCCGCCGCCCCGGTACGCCGTCTTGCCGTGCAGCAGCATCTGGGCACGCACCACCAGGTCGCCGTCGAGCAGGCCGCCGATGCACACCAGCACGATGGCCGAATGCGCCGCGATATAGCCCAGCTTGTGCGCCGCGCCGGCCTTGGCCGCGAGCATCCAGCCCTGGCCCGGCCGCTCCTGCAGCCGCACCCGCCAGCCGGCGCCGACCAGCGCGCCGCCCAGGCGCCGAGCCGCGGCTTCGGGGGCGTCCGGCAGCACGGCCTCGGCCCGCTGGCCGAAGGCGCGCAGGCTCTGCACCCGCAGGTTCTCCTTGTAGATGCGCAGGTCCGCCAGGATCTTGGGCGCGCTGCGGGCGATGCACAGCGAGGTGCTGGTCACCAGGAAGGCCAGGATCAGCAGGAACCACCAGGCGCTGTACACCCGGTAGAGCGATGCCGCGTCGAAGACCTCGGCCCAGAAGGGCCCGAACTGGTTGACGTAATTGCCGTAGGGTTGCTGCTGCTGCAGCACGGTGCCGATGACGGAGGCGATGCAGATCAGGCTGAGCAGCGAGATCGCGAAACGCATCGAAGACAGCAACTCGACGCCCGAGCGCACGAAGGCGGATGCGGAGCGGACTCGGATGCCGTGGGTGGAAACGGACATGAAGAAGACGGCGGGACGGCGGAAACGAAAGGCGCGGGAAAGCACGGAAAGAGCGGTCCACCCCGAGGGAATGGACCGCTCCAAGGCTGGAGTGTGCCGCAGCCTGCTTAGTTCAGTGGGATAGTGGGCCGTTGCCGAAAAATCAGTGCAGGCCGGCTATGAAGTCGGCCAGGGCCCGGATCTCGCGGTCGTTGAGCTTGGCGGCGACGTCGGTCATCACGTTGTTGTTGGTGCGCACCCCGTCGCGGAAGGCGGTGAGCTGGGTGGCCGTGTAGTCGGCATGCTGGCCGGACAGGCGCGGATACTGGGCCGGCATGCCGGCGCCGTTGGGGCTGTGGCAGCTGGCGCAGGCGGGCACCTGGCGGTCGGCGATGCCGCCGCGCCAGATCTTCTCGCCGGCGGCGACCAGGGCCTTATCCTTGGCGAAACCGGCCTTGGGCGCCTTGCTGGCGGCCCAATAGGCGATGTTGCGCATGTCGTCTTCCGACAGCGCCGCGGCGAAGCCCTGCATGATCGGGTTCTTGCGGGTGCCGGCCTTGAACTCGCGCAGCTGCTTGATGAGGTATTCCGGATGCTGCATGGCCAGCTTGGGCTGGGCCGGCACGGCCGAATTGCCGTCGGCGCCGTGGCAGGCGGCACATACGGCCGTGTAGCTTGCTTCGCCCTTGGCCAGGTCCGGCTTGGCGGCTTTCTGCACCGCGGCCGGGGCGGCCGCCCCCTCTGCCGCGAGGGCCTGCGAGAGGGACATCAGCAACGCGCATGCGCCCAACGCGGCCTGCAGCAAGACGGACAACTTCATATCGAGGGTCTCTTCTTATCAGCGCAAAACCCCATGATTCTACAATCGCCCCCCTGGCCGCAAGCCCGGTTTTCCCGGGGACGGCCCCCTCACTTTCCCTGCCCTCCAGACCTTCGGCTGGCCGACTTCCGGCTTTTGCCCAGGCCTGGGCACCCGCCCTGCCCATGACCACCAAGACACCCATCGCGCGCCACGTCGGCCTGCCCGAGACCGATCCCGCCGCCAAGGCCGCCATGGGCTGGATGCACACCGCGCGTTTCCTGACCACCGCCGCCCAGCTGCACCAGCTGCCGCAGCTCGACCTGCCGGAGATCGCCTTTGTCGGCCGCTCCAACGCCGGCAAGTCGACCTGCATCAACACCCTAGCGCAGCAGAAGCAGCTGGCCTACGCCTCGAAGAAGCCGGGCCGCACCCAGCACATCAACCTGTTCTCGCTGGGCCGCCAGGGCGGCACCGACGCCGTGCTGGCCGACCTGCCCGGCTACGGCTACGCCGCCGTGCCCATGCAGGACAAGATCCGCTGGCAGCGGGTGATGGGCCAGTACCTGGTGGCGCGCGAGAACCTGGTCGGCGTGGTGTTGCTCTGCGATCCGCGCCTGGGGCTGACCGAACTCGACGAGCTGCTGCTGGAACTGATACGCCCGCGCGTGGCCGACGAGGGCCTGAAGTTCCTGATCCTGCTGACCAAGTCCGACAAGCTGACCCGCCTGGAAGCCACCAAGGCGCTGCAGATCGCCAAGCTCAACGCGGGCGGCGGGGATGCGCAGCTGTTCTCGGCGCTCAAGCGCAAGGGTGTGGACGAGGCCGCGCTGAAGCTGCGCACCTGGGTGGACGAGGTTTCGCCGGCCTTTGCCGAGAAGGCTGCTGCCCGGCAGGCCGAGCAAGGCGAGAGTGAAGACGGGCTTTCGTCGGCAGGCGAGGCGGCGTAGGCAAACAGTCCGGGACCTTCGGTGATCGTCGGCCAAGCGAAGGCAGCACAAGTCCATGAACACGACAGTTCCTGGCAAGTTAAAATTGGTCCAGGAGCTGCCATGCAACACCACACATCTTTCCTCGCCATCCATCCCGCAGAGCAAAAATCTCGCGGAGATGCTGTGCCGGCCCAAAAGCAAGTCAAGCCGCGGGGCCCCAGCCCTGCGATGAGCGAGCTTCTGGCCAAAGTCAATGGCAGTACGCGCTATAGCGCGAGCAACGTCAAAGCTAGCCTGACCGACGCGCTGACGAAACGCAAAAACCCGGCTTGACGGAGTAAGTCCGTTAATAAAAACCCGCTCAGGCGGGTTTTCTTTCGCCCAATTTTTTGATGGCAACAAAAAGAGCTGTTCCGGCGGTCCAGTTAACGAAACTATTTCGTGCAGCGCTGATTGCCGATGGTGCGAATCCGCAAGTCATGCTCGCTGCGTTTGCGGACTGGAAGACCGATTGGCCGGCGTGGGAAGATCTGGATTACTACTTTGGCAAGGATGCTTTTTACACCGTGCCGAAGCGCTCAAATCGCAGCGTAGTGCGCCAAGTCCATATGCCACCTGAAGACCCGGCAAACTGGCCTGCCTCGACTTCGCCCCTCAGCTCGGCCAGCAGGAAAAAAATCGAGGCAGAACTCAGGGAGTGGAACAGGTTGTGGACCATTTCAGAGCGGCAACCGGGCAAACCCACCTCTGCACGATATCGGGTAAGCAGCCGGGTGCTTGTCTATGTCGATGGTGGACGCCACGGTTACCTGCTCCTTCATCTGGGCCGCGAGCCGGAGGGCCACGATGAAACAACAGCGGATATTTGCACCATGGAAATGTGGGCTGACGTGGCCGAGGCCTTTATCCACGACGGCACGATTTTGATTTGACTGCCGGGCGAGGCGACTCAGGCAGTCTTTTCGAACCTGGGCTGCATGACTCCCTGGTGGAAGATCATTTCAAAAAACATCGCGTGGGGTCGCACCCAAAATCCCGTGTCCTTATCGAGCTGCCGATACACCACCAACGCTTCTTCGGTTTCGCTGTGACGCGCGATGCATATAACTTCATATTCACCCCCTTTGTAATGCCTGAACCGCCCCAAAGGATGCTGCAAACGTGGCCACATAGGAATATATTCTTCCATGACTGACTCCAATATCGACACGTCATTAATCGATGCTGACTAGAATCTTTCAGACATGGCGCCCCGCCTCAAGCCCACGAAATGTCAGCAACGCATTTTCAAATTCAAAAGTTTCCGCCGGCAGTTCGGAAATAGAATTGACGACCAAAAACATCAATAGACCGTCGAATTTTCCTTGCTGCCCACATATACACCGTGAACAGTGACGGAATTTGTCTTCCGCACCGCGCAATCGCCGAAAGCTCCGGTGACGGCCGAAGCGCGTGCCGAAGCTCAATACACCGACGGCTCGCCCTCAGGCCGCGTCTTGAACCGCTTGTGCACCCAGTAGTACTGCTCGGGCATGCGGTCGATATAGCCTTCGAGCCGCCGGTTCATCAGCGCCGTGTCCTCGGTGGCGTCGGCGCCGGGAAAATCCTTCCAGGCCGGCAGCAGCTCGACGGTATAGCCCTGCGGCGTCAGACGCGGCAGCACGGTGATGATCTTGGCGCGGCCCAGGCGGGCGAAGCGCGGCACCGAGGGCAGCGTGGCGGCCGAAACGCCGAAGAAGGGCACGAAGACCGAATCGGCGGCGCCGAAGTCCATGTCCGGCAACAGGTAGAACACATCGCCAGCCCGCAGCGAGGCCACGATCTCCTTGATGCCGGTGGCGCGCGAGAACACCCGGCAATCACCGAAACGCAGGCGCCCGGCCTTGATCCACTCGTCCACCGCCGGATCGGCCTGCTGGGTGTAGATCGAGGTGTAGCGGCGCGGAACGCGGATGGCGATGGCGGTGGCGGCGGCGTCCAGGCCGTAGAAATGCGGGCCGAAGAGGATGGTGGGCGCATCGCCTTCGAGTTCCTCCACCGCGCCCACCAGGTTCAGCCGCCGGGCCACCACGGCCGGTGGCGCATGCCAGAGCCAGCCGCGGTCCATCCAGGACTGGCCGAAGGCCACGAAGGTGCGGCGCGCCAGGGCCCGCCGCTCGCGCACCGCCATGGCGGGGAAACACAGGCGCAGATTGGTCTCCACCACATGGCGGCGCGAGCCGATCAGCAGATAGAGCAGATGGCCGAGCAGCCAGCCGATGGCGCGCACCCAGCGCAGGGGCAGCACGGCGCTGCGCTGCATCAGCCAGATTCCGAGGCGGCTCATCATCGGGACAGTGTCCTCGGCTGCTTGTAGCGGGCATAGCCCCACAGGTACTGGCCGGGGGCCGAACGGATCAAGGACTGCATGTCTTCATTCAACGCTGCTGTGGCAGCGCTCAGGTCATCGGGCAGCGGCGTGCCGCGGGGGCGCACATGCACCACGAAACCACGGCCCCGGGAGAGGCGTTCGGTCCAGGCCAGCAGCACGGTGGCGCCGGACTGCTGGGCCAGCCGCGCCGCCAGGGTCATGGTGTAGGCCGGCTGGCCGAAGAAGGGCACCCACACGCCCATGCCGTCCGGCGGTACCTGGTCGGGCAGCAGGCCGACGGCCTCGCCGCGCCGCAGGGCGCGCAGCAGGCCGCGCACGCCGGCCAGGGTGGTGGGCACCGCTTCGAGATGCGGGCGGGCGCGGGCGCCGGCCATGCGGCGGGCCAGCCAGGGCTGGCGGGCGGGGCGGTACAACACGGTCATGGGGCCGTGCTCGGCGCCGTAGTCGGCGGCCAGCGCCTGGGGCGAGAGTTCGAAGCAGCCGATGTGCGGCGTCAGGAACAGGATGCCACGCCCGGCCGCATAGGCATCGGCGATGCAGCCGGCGTCGTCCCAGCTCCAGCGCGGCGGCCGGCCCCACCACAGGCGGGGCAGCTCGGCCACCATGCGGCCGGCGTGCGCCACCGCGCCGCGCACCTCGGCGAAGCGGTAGCCGGCCAGGGCGGCGTTGGCGAGAAAGCGCCGCCGGTAGCTGGGCGACAGGCCGAAGGCGCACCAGCCCAGCAAGGCGCCTATGCCCTGCAGCAGCCACAGCGGAGCGCGGGAGAAAAGCCAGATCACGAAGAAGTCGAGGGAGGGGAAAGGAGGGCCGGAGCATAGGGCCATGAAGTAACGGTCTGGAAAAGACCGCCAGACCCTCGCTAGAATTCGCGGGTCGCCGAGTTAATTTTGAGCAACTTGCAGGGCGACGTTAAACACAACTGCTAAAGCGTTCGCCAGAGCTCCGAGAGGACCGGGCAACGCCCAATGTCTTTCAACCCGGAGTTTATTCAATCACATGGCGAACGACTTTCTCTTCACTTCCGAATCCGTCTCCGAAGGCCACCCCGACAAGGTCGCCGACCAGATCTCCGATGCCATCCTCGATGCCATCTTCGAGCAGGACCCGCTCAGCCGCGTCGCCGCCGAGACCCTGACCAACACCGGCCTGGTCGTGCTGGCCGGCGAGATCACCACCAACGCCCACGTCGACTACATCCAGGTGGCGCGCGACACCATCAAGCGCATCGGCTACGACAACACCGACTACGGCATCGACTACAAGGGCTGCGCCGTGATGGTGGCGTACGACAAGCAGTCGAACGACATCGCCCAGGGCGTGGACCACGCCTCCGACGACCACCTCAACACCGGCGCCGGCGACCAGGGCCTGATGTTCGGCTACGCCTGCGACGAGACGCCCGAGCTGATGCCCGCGCCGATCTATTACGCCCACCGCCTGGTGGAGCGCCAGGCGCAGTTGCGCAAGGACGGCCGCCTGCCCTTCCTGCGTCCCGACGCCAAGAGCCAGGTCACGATGCGCTATGTGGATGGCAAGCCGCACAGCATCGACACCGTGGTGCTGTCCACCCAGCACAGCCCGGACCAGAGCGAGTCGCCCAAGAAGATGAAGGCCAGCTTCATCGAGGCGGTGATCGAGGAGATCATCAAGCCGGTGCTGCCCAAGGAGTGGCTGCAGGACACCAAGTACCTGATCAACCCCACCGGCCGTTTCGTCATCGGCGGCCCGCAGGGCGACTGCGGCCTGACCGGCCGCAAGATCATCGTCGACACCTACGGCGGCGCCTGCCCGCACGGCGGCGGCGCCTTCAGCGGCAAGGACCCGAGCAAGGTCGACCGCTCGGCCGCCTACGCCGCCCGCTACGTGGCCAAGAACATCGTGGCCGCCGGCCTGGCGCGCCAGTGCCAGATCCAGGTGGCCTACGCCATCGGCGTGGCCAAGCCGATGAACATCACGGTCTACACCGAAGGCACGGGCGTGATCCCCGACGAGCAGATCGCCGCGCTGGTGCAGGAGCATTTCGACCTGCGTCCCAAGGGCATCATCCAGATGCTGGACCTGCTGCGCCCGATCTACCAGAAGACGGCTGCGTACGGCCACTTCGGTCGTGAAGAGCCGGAGTTCACCTGGGAAAAGACCGATAAGGCTGCCTTGCTGAAGGCAGCGGTCGGCCGCTAAGGCCGTCTAGGACAGGCCGGCTTACATCGCCGGCCTTGTCCGACACCTGTCCGGCGGGGCCGGACGCATGGTGACTCCTGTACCCATTCCACAGGAGCATCGCCATGAACGAAAAACCAGACCGCGCCAAGGCCAGGACCACCCCCGTCGATCCCGCTGCCGAGGCCACGCGCGATGCGGCGCCCGACCGCATCGGCCCGTCCGACAGCGGCCAGCTCCCCGGCGGCCATGCCGAAGGCGGCTCCACCGGCGACCAGGTCGCCATGAATTTCGACGACGACGAGGTCTATTCCGGCACCGGCCGCAACGAGCGGCGCGGCGGCACCACCCATGCCAGGGGTGGCGACAGCGGCAAACTCGACAAGCCCGTCGAAGAGCTCTCGCGCAGCAACAATCCGCGCGAGCGCAACTTCTAAAAGCCGCTTATTGCCAGCCGCCGCCCATGGTCTTGTACAGGGCCAGGCGGTTGGATTGCTCGGCCAGCTCCAGCGTGATCAGCGTCTGCCCCGCGGCATACAGCGAGCGCTGGGTGACCAGCGTGTCGAGATAACTGTCCACGCCCGTGCGGTAGCGCTCCTGCGACAGGCGGTAGGCCTGGGCCGAGGCATCGCGCAGCGAGCGCTGGGCATCGAGCTGCTCGCCCAGCGTGGCGCGGGCGTCCAGGGCGTCCGACACTTCGCGGAAGGCCGTCTGCACCGCCTTGTCGTATTGCGCCACGTTGATGTCACGGGTGATGCGCGCCACATCCAGGCTGGCCCGCAGCGCGCCGCCGCTGAAGATGGGCAGCACGATCTGCGGTGCGAAGCTCCAGGCGCCGTTGCCCGAGTCGAAGAGATTCGACAGGTCGCGTGTGCCGGTGCCGCCCGAGGCGGTCAGCGTGATGCGCGGAAAGAAGGCGGCGCGGGCGGCGCCGATGTTGGCGTTGGCGGACTGCAGCGTGTGTTCGGCCGCGAGCACGTCCGGACGGCCCTGCAGCAGATCGGACGGCAGGCCGTCCGGCACGTTGACCAGCGCGGTCACCGGCTTCAGGCCCTCGTCGATGGACGGCAGCAGCGTGTCGGACACGGCCGAGCCCACCAGCAGCGTGAGCAGGTTGCGGTCCTGCGCCACGGCGCGGCTGTAGGCGGCCACGTCCGAGCGGGCGCTGTCCACCGTGGTGCGGGCCTGGGCCAGCGTCAGGCCGGACTCGTTGCCGATGTCGCGCGCCTTCACGGTGAGGT contains the following coding sequences:
- a CDS encoding protein-methionine-sulfoxide reductase heme-binding subunit MsrQ — its product is MNKILLHPAAKPLLFLLCLAPFAWLLYAAFTDRLGANPPEALVRGTGDWALRFICIVLAVTPLRVISGWNALARYRRMTGLYVYFYVVLHLLCYGWFDMGFDFGEILADIAKRPFILVGFSAFVLLTPLAATSFNRAIKALGAKRWQALHRLVYLIAGLGLLHFFWMRAGKNNFNEVFVYAGIIALLLLWRLWYRFIGKKNKKGGQVRAAAQAPSR
- the msrP gene encoding protein-methionine-sulfoxide reductase catalytic subunit MsrP, with amino-acid sequence MLIRSRDSGFDHPHSSEITPQAVYEDRRRLMRQLAGGAAGGVLATWAGRQAMAATEKPGKLAALASTPSKVDGAMAMDKPTEYKDASTYNNYYEFGTDKADPAKNAHTLKTRPWSVAVEGLVKKPGNFDIEDLLKLSPQEERVYRLRCVEGWSMVIPWVGYSLSELIKKVEPLGNAKYVEFLTLADPKTMPYVGSHVLDWPYAEGLRMDEAMHPLTMLGFGMYGEVLPNQNGAPVRLVVPWKYGFKSAKSIVKIRFVEQQPGTAWNKAAANEYGFYSNVNPNVDHPRWSQATERRIGDGGGLFAKRRKTEMFNGYEAQVGKLYAGMDLKKNF
- the ccsB gene encoding c-type cytochrome biogenesis protein CcsB; translated protein: MNTTTASPSNPSSAPRTLTLESGFFARRNAFDWIFAAIVLAGGLFTLHRYGAFMDVYEKGILIAAMPFFAWLGWFWRPAARLMLAVAVLSLLALASYQNGGQGELERADNVFWLKYFLSSQSAILWMSVLFCMSTVFYWIGTLSRGEGVAMSRVGTRLAWVAVTMALTGTMVRWYESYLIGTDIGHIPVSNLYEVFVLFCWLTTTFYLYYEDHYKTRALGGFVMLVVSGAVGFLLWYTVAREAQEIQPLVPALKSWWMKLHVPANFIGYGTFALSAMVAFAYLIKQQAGETRWVKLAPLWLLGIVLCFEPIVFRKTAGGNGSAYWMVYFGLSALIVAGILAGRKRIAAKLPPLVVLDDMMYKAIAVGFAFFTIATVLGALWAAEAWGGYWSWDPKETWALIVWLNYAAWLHMRLMKGLRGTVSAWWALGGLAVTTFAFLGVNMFLSGLHSYGTL
- a CDS encoding cytochrome c biogenesis protein ResB; the encoded protein is MSVSTHGIRVRSASAFVRSGVELLSSMRFAISLLSLICIASVIGTVLQQQQPYGNYVNQFGPFWAEVFDAASLYRVYSAWWFLLILAFLVTSTSLCIARSAPKILADLRIYKENLRVQSLRAFGQRAEAVLPDAPEAAARRLGGALVGAGWRVRLQERPGQGWMLAAKAGAAHKLGYIAAHSAIVLVCIGGLLDGDLVVRAQMLLHGKTAYRGGGTIAEVAPQHRLSPSNPTFRGNLLVSEGTQSSSAILNQSDGILVQDLPFSIELKKFIVEHYSTGMPKLFASDIVIHDRDTGQAHSARVEVNHPVSWRGVEIYQSSFDDGGSQVKLKAVPMQGAAADFEVNGTIGESTTLDNRQGGKMTLEFAALRTINVENFGANAGANAAGGPVDVRKVDLRQQFESRIGAPNRPNADRALRNVGPSITYRLRDAAGQATEFQNYMLPVDLGEGVPVFLFGLRTDLADAFRYLRLPADENGSLDGFMRLHAALADPKQREQAVRRYVSSSVDSQRPELAEQLQASALRALSLFAGDPQAPEGSPQRHGGLQAISQFMEANVPEAERSRAGEVLVRILNGCLFELLQQTRSQAGLKPLDAGEATTRAFLTQAVLSLGDMALYPVPMAFRLDDFKQVQASVFQVTRAPGRIVVYGGCALLILGVFSMLFVRERRLWIWLAPSATGGSDATMALSANRKTLDADREFDRLRERLLASPT
- a CDS encoding c-type cytochrome, which codes for MKLSVLLQAALGACALLMSLSQALAAEGAAAPAAVQKAAKPDLAKGEASYTAVCAACHGADGNSAVPAQPKLAMQHPEYLIKQLREFKAGTRKNPIMQGFAAALSEDDMRNIAYWAASKAPKAGFAKDKALVAAGEKIWRGGIADRQVPACASCHSPNGAGMPAQYPRLSGQHADYTATQLTAFRDGVRTNNNVMTDVAAKLNDREIRALADFIAGLH